From one Pieris brassicae chromosome 5, ilPieBrab1.1, whole genome shotgun sequence genomic stretch:
- the LOC123710438 gene encoding prolactin-releasing peptide receptor-like has product MTLNGTALLGGLLIVKTLTGESIEVLDEPKTNRTTDIIDVKIVQVAFCVLYAIIFVLGVFGNVLVCYVVFRNKAMQTVTNLFITNLALSDILLCIFAVPLTPMYTFLGRWVFGRLLCHLMPYAQGTSVYISTLTLTSIAIDRFFVIIYPFHPRMKLNTCIFIIIFIWVFSLVVTCPYGLFMGIQITNNKTYCEESWPSDRSRKIFGVCTTVLQFLIPFLVIAICYTCVSIRLNDRARSKPGAKNTRREEADRDRKRRTNRMLISMVAIFGISWLPINLINIFNDFYAQMTEWNYYYVSFFLAHSMAMASTCYNPFLYAWLNDNFRKEFKQVLPFFESTGGVRNSYHSGRMPTHKADKICNGNETIQETLLASSFNRGPSIKQRILEGNGKKDSIEMDNILLEDKTFHTKNDNLNLQLIDEESQFNEPKETVLNPAHNE; this is encoded by the coding sequence ATGACTCTGAACGGCACAGCACTTCTTGGAGGACTTCTCATTGTGAAAACCCTCACCGGTGAATCAATAGAAGTATTAGATGAACCCAAAACTAATAGAACCACAGATATCATAGACGTGAAGATAGTACAGGTCGCATTCTGTGTTCTCTACGCGATAATATTCGTCCTCGGAGTTTTCGGCAATGTCCTCGTTTGCTATGTGGTGTTCAGAAATAAAGCTATGCAAACAGTTACAAATCTCTTCATAACAAACTTGGCGTTATCAGACATCCTTCTGTGTATATTCGCAGTGCCTCTAACGCCTATGTACACATTCCTCGGGCGGTGGGTGTTCGGAAGATTGTTATGTCATCTAATGCCATACGCTCAAGGGACCAGCGTTTACATATCCACACTCACCCTGACCTCAATAGCTATAGATAGATTCTTTGTTATTATCTATCCGTTTCATCCACGTATGAAACTCAATACTTGCATTTTTATCATCATATTCATATGGGTTTTCTCGTTAGTGGTCACGTGCCCGTATGGTTTGTTCATGGGAATTCAAATAACGAACAACAAAACGTACTGCGAGGAGAGTTGGCCATCAGACAGGTCAAGGAAGATATTTGGAGTCTGCACAACCGTTTTACAGTTCCTTATTCCATTTCTAGTAATAGCTATATGTTATACATGTGTCAGTATACGATTGAACGACCGTGCCCGGTCTAAGCCTGGTGCTAAGAACACAAGGAGAGAAGAGGCAGATAGagatagaaagagacgaaCGAATAGAATGTTGATCTCGATGGTCGCGATATTTGGTATATCGTGGCTTCctataaatttgataaatatctTCAACGACTTCTATGCTCAAATGACCGAGTGGAATTACTATTATGTGTCCTTTTTCCTCGCTCACTCAATGGCGATGGCATCAACATGCTACAATCCATTTTTGTACGCATGGTTGAATGATAATTTCCGAAAGGAGTTCAAGCAGGTGTTGCCTTTCTTCGAATCCACGGGTGGAGTGAGGAATAGCTACCACTCGGGACGGATGCCCACACATAAGGCAGATAAGATCTGTAACGGCAATGAAACCATTCAGGAGACTTTGCTAGCTTCCTCTTTTAATAGAGGACCTTCTATAAAACAGAGGATATTAGAAGGGAATGGCAAAAAAGATAGTATAGAGATGGACAATATCCTCTTAGAAGATAAGACGTTTCACAcgaaaaatgataatttaaacttGCAACTAATTGATGAAGAATCACAATTCAATGAACCGAAGGAAACTGTTTT